GATGGGAGTTGGATGTAAAACAAGCATATGTTTCTTGTTACAGAGCTGCAAAAAAATATCCATTGTTTCTTGGTTGGCTGATtgaaaatttaaagaaatcagTCTGCCATAACAAATGAGATCTCCACAAAGTGGAATCTTATATTTCACTGTGTATTTAATAAGGGAATTTAAATGATGTAAAGgttcactgaaaaacaattaaaataattgaagcTACAACCGTCATCAAATGGCAGGATTAACAACATTAAGGAAGATTCTCTTAATTTGATGTTTAGATGCGCCCAAAAATGTGAAttcaaactgagaaaaatattcctgtttATGGAATCTGTACAGACCTTACATCCAGAAAGCTACATCAGTGAAGATCAAGGTTTCAAAGTCAAGTTTAGATGCTGCCAGTCaaggtgctgctgccttttatATTGTATGACTTAAAATTACAAGTTCTTTCatgggagaagggcactacagagggacctggatacACTGGACCGATGGGCCAAAGCAAACTGTATGAGTATCAGTAGGGCCAAGTATCAcatcctgcattttggtcacaacaaccccaggcaaccctacaggcttggggaggtgtggctggaaagctgcctgatggaaatgggccttggtgtgctgatggacaatcagctgaacatgagcccgcagtgtgcccaggtggccaagaagcatcctggcttgtatcaggaatggtgtggtgagcaggactagggaagtcatcctgcccctgtactcggcattggtgaggcttcacctcgagtactgtgttcagttttgggcaacTCAGTACAAAACAGACATTtaggagctgcagcaggtccaaagaagagcaacaaggcttgtgaagggcttagAGAATATGGTCTACCTAGGAGAGACcaaaggaactggggctgtttagtctggggaaaaggaggctgaggggagacatgattgctctcttccaatacctgaaaggtgcttacagtgagagcagggttggtctcttctcactggtgacaggatgaggggaaatggcctcaagttgcattACATTTGTATTACATGGAGATTATTGATATTATAATCATGTCTTTAATCTTTACAATTTCATTCTTCCCCATCCCAGGCGTCTTTAATGAAGAAGTTAAGGATTCAAAAATAGGAATCACACTGGGGTACTTCAATACAATGCTGCTTTTACTTGACTCTGACtcttaaaatgttaaatacGAATGTTAAGAAGTCAGGGATTTTGGCTGTTATGTCAATTGGAGCATGGATGCTTTGCACTCTGTTCAAAGCTCAGCCTACTTTCAAATGCCTCGTGTCAACAAAACCCTTTTTTCCACCccattcttttaaaaagcttttgaatCACGTTAACCTTAGATCAAAACTAGGATCAAACAGATACTAACTTATTAATAAAAGTTCCCAAAAATGCATCATCGAATGATGTATGTTTCAATGATCAGGTTTTAAGACAGGAGATGAAAGAAACCTCACATTCTTAATGTAATCTATTTGCAAAGTTTTTAAGGGACATTGGTGATACGGAGATTTTCACACCATTTTGTTTTTACCATGTCAGGTGTGAAATATTGGGATAAATATTTCACCCAGGAATGGCTGTGTCCATTATGGAGATTGtgttgtggaatctccttctctggagatatctGAGAACCATCTGAACACCTACCTCGTGTGTTCTGCTGTAGGGAATCTGCtacagcagaggggttggactcaatgatacttagaggtcccttccaacccccacagccctgtgattctgtgattctagagATGCAAGCAATGAAAGCATGAACATTAAGATTAGTTAGCATCATGAGCAGCAAAGCTAGAAGCCAGGATCCTGGATTAGAATGGATTTTTGCATTTGTCAGACATAACAAAAAAGACACTTTGTTACTATCACACAAGATTGCGTGTAATAACACAAAACAGGCATCAAATTAACACAGCCATTAAACTCAGGGCCTTCAGCCAGCAAGAGCTGGTATTTCCAGATACACCTGAATCATTCCTGTGTTTAAGCACAGCCTGAATTACACACATCTCTAATGTTAAGTCTGCTAGCacaactgtttaaaatatttgatgcCACTTATTGTAAGCAATATCCTCTAGgctaataaaaaatagaaatgggAAGTTAATTATACTGCAGAAAGCACATTAGCATAGCACTTCTATCATTTATAAGAATATCATAAGCTGAAATGAGACAGATACTAAGATTTATATGAAAATCATCTTTTATGCTTTAGCATCACATACAGTATAAAAAGCTAGAGAAATATTCCTCGATTTTATGGTTAAGGAACCATTTCCATTTGTCACTACTGCAACACAACACAAGCACTGGCCCTGTATTCTCACCTCCGGggagaagagatgaaagaaatagCACCTCCTTTTTTAAGCTAACAACTTAACCAGCAATTCTGGGTGTTCCCTTCCTAACCCTCCAACTACAGGAAACAGCTGTACTATGAAAGGAGTAAGAATCAAGAAGCTGGAATAAAGTCTACATACCATTAAGCTAATGTGTAATGTATATGCTCATAGGAAAGATCTGAATGTTAGCTTgctaacatttttaaagaagtctTCCCAAGAGATTTTATACTTTGACATGTTTATTTTAGTTGGACGAACAGACTCAGTGAACAAGCTGAAACAAGTATTCCTTCAGCCTTACATGCTCTTCCCTGAAGACTCGAATAACCAAACTTTTAGAAAGATGTGGCTGTTTGCATGAAGTAGTTCAATAGTTATTTCTTGTTCCATGCTTCTCTTTCAAGTCGTTCACGAATTACTTCTTTTAGGTACGGTTCAAGATAAGGCTtatcctgaaaaaaagaaaaaaaaccacatttcaATATGCTTGTATTTAAAAGGGAGGCCCAGAAATGACTCAAACCATTCCTGCAGATCACctctctctcattctttctcaGACCTGACTAAAAAGCAATCTATGGAGTGGAAGAGATTGGgggttaaaaaaggaaaaaagggaaaaaaagaatcacattaCTCATTCTGAAATGAGAGACTTAGTATCTGCCAAGTCTTGTCAGGTCTGCAAGACAAATTCCCTAATGTAACCACTTCTAATTCCTAATGCCTCAACAGCATTATCAAATAAAATGAtgctttcagcttcagaaataacacggagttgtttttgttttttcttgttttgcttttttgacaGGTATCCAAATGAGCAAGATCCACTTTAATTTCATCAGGTCCGCGTAAAATAATATTTGCACGaaagaaacttattttctaCTTAAGCTTTAAAGAGCACTGCAAACAGATTCAATAGGACACCTGTGTTCAGTGTGACTGTGTTCAGTTGCTAATCAAACTGCTGTTCAATCAACACATGCAATCAAATAGTCAATGCAGCAAAATATGACCAATAACACAAGGAACAGCTTCTGCTTCTAGGAGGAAATTAAAGCTCTTGTGTTATCTTCCAGTCCAAAGTTTAGTGGCAAGATTCCTCTCTGCCCTATACTTGGAGAAAGATGAAATGGACAAACCTGTGAGTTCTCCACAGCAAAGAAACATTCTAGCTACAGCCaaaaaggcagattttgtttgatttggttgtCATACTACAAGTAAGACGCTTATTATAATAAAAAGGTTGCTTAAGGGTAATCTAAGCTGTGAGgtaaggaaatatttcatctgaagACAAGAGTTCTATAGTTTTGAGCTGTAGTTTAAGCTTTTGTCATCTTGAATAAAGCATCTGAATTTCCATTAAGATCCAGACTTTTAATCAGAATATCAACACAATGTTATTCAAAGGTATTTTATAGAACACACActgatttacttattttaaataacatgtaAGCATGCACCTCTTCATAGAGATTCCATGTCCCCAAACCTGATCACAGTCCTGGCATTAAGAGCTATTTGAGAACACTCAGCACACTCACCTCTTCATATTTTACCCACTGTTCTTTCGGAAGGATCCGATGTTTCAAGCTTAAATCAAGTGCTCTCTTTATGCGAAACATTCTTTCATTGTAAAGATCCTCTGGAAgtcttttcagtgcttcttttaCATCTTCATCTTCATACAACGTATCATCTCGCATTAATCCtgtatcaaaaatattttcacagtatcacTGAATAGATGCTCCTAAATAAGACTCAAGACCTAACAAAGATGTTCTTTAATTTGGGCATAACActtcaaatgcaaaaatataaggaaaaaaccCAGACAAATCTATGAGAAACACTAATTCCTCATAGAGAATAGAACTGTGAATATTTACTTTCACGTATTTGCTTTTGCTCCTTTGCCTAAGAA
The window above is part of the Coturnix japonica isolate 7356 chromosome 2, Coturnix japonica 2.1, whole genome shotgun sequence genome. Proteins encoded here:
- the LOC107310358 gene encoding cytochrome b-c1 complex subunit 7, yielding MAARATVSGGGRLMDRLRKWYYNAAGFNKYGLMRDDTLYEDEDVKEALKRLPEDLYNERMFRIKRALDLSLKHRILPKEQWVKYEEDKPYLEPYLKEVIRERLEREAWNKK